One part of the Coffea eugenioides isolate CCC68of chromosome 10, Ceug_1.0, whole genome shotgun sequence genome encodes these proteins:
- the LOC113749678 gene encoding protein DMP6-like, giving the protein MDVKVETPASPPTSGGDAKTPLLDSQKPDSTTTPQTNQNSSIRQAICSTFKGTAYLASRLPAGTVLAFRLLSPILSNQGDCDVAFKTMTAVLLALCALSCFFLSFTDSFKDGKGNVFFGFATFKGFYPIDRTVTISPEEAAKKKIGPLDFLHGFLSLLVFATIALLDKNIVDCFYPTPSVEIKEIISVLPVANGVVCSILFVAFPTQRHGIGFGADPDGVKSS; this is encoded by the coding sequence ATGGATGTCAAAGTAGAAACTCCAGCATCTCCACCAACCAGCGGTGGCGATGCAAAAACTCCCCTTTTAGACTCCCAAAAACCAGATTCAACTACCACTCCCCAAACCAATCAAAACTCTTCAATCCGGCAAGCAATCTGTTCAACATTCAAGGGCACAGCCTACCTCGCTAGCCGTCTCCCTGCAGGAACAGTCCTTGCCTTTCGGCTCTTATCTCCAATACTTTCCAATCAAGGCGATTGCGACGTAGCTTTCAAAACCATGACAGCTGTTCTCTTGGCTCTATGTGCGCTTTCGTGTTTCTTTCTTAGCTTTACAGACAGTTTCAAGGATGGAAAGGGTAACGTTTTCTTCGGTTTTGCGACATTCAAGGGCTTCTATCCCATTGATAGAACTGTGACCATTTCCCCTGAAGAAGCTGCAAAGAAAAAGATAGGTCCATTGGATTTCTTGCATGGGTTTTTGTCACTGTTGGTTTTTGCGACTATTGCACTTCTTGACAAAAATATTGTTGACTGCTTTTATCCCACGCCTTCAGTTGAAATCAAAGAGATCATTTCGGTGTTGCCTGTTGCAAATGGGGTGGTCTGCAGTATTTTATTTGTTGCATTTCCCACACAAAGGCATGGAATTGGCTTTGGTGCTGACCCAGATGGTGTCAAATCTTCGTAA